The following are from one region of the Armatimonadota bacterium genome:
- a CDS encoding dihydrodiol dehydrogenase, whose product NEFTSVTIEKVQTGNGERLRISAPRLGYSIDLDPLELEALTWQTVETFSRLLQTPYGPEEEGVEVRPFSDLVLFGGEDA is encoded by the coding sequence CAACGAGTTCACCAGCGTAACCATAGAGAAGGTGCAGACGGGAAACGGGGAGCGCCTGCGCATCTCTGCTCCGCGGCTTGGGTACAGCATTGACCTGGACCCCTTGGAGCTGGAGGCCCTTACCTGGCAGACCGTGGAAACCTTCTCCCGGCTCCTCCAGACCCCCTATGGCCCGGAGGAGGAAGGGGTGGAGGTGCGCCCCTTCTCCGACCTGGTCCTCTTTGGAGGGGAGGATGCGTAG